ACGCCTATATCCGGGAGAAGGGATTCTTCCGATCAAAGAGATCAAGGCGCGTTTTGACAAGATCGGTTATGACCGGATGGTTTCGATCGAGATCTTCCGGCCCGAGTACTGGGATCAGGATCCGTTCGAGGTCGCGCGCCGCGCGCGCCGGGCGACGATCGACGTTCTCGGTCTCGAGAACTTGGCCGCCGGCGGAAGCTTTTGAACAATGACGGAGTTGGTGACCCGCCGGGACAAACTGCGGAAAACATTATTATGGACAAAGTAAGAATTGGAATCGTCGGAACCGGATACGTCGGAAATCTTCACGGCCAGATCTACTCGCAGGATAGCCGGGCCGTTGTTTCGGCGTTGTATGACATTGTGCCTGAACGGGCCGAACGGACGGCACGCGCGATCGGCGGCAGGGTTTGTTCATCACGGGACGAATTGATGGAAAACTGCGATGCAGTGCTCGTTTGCGCGCCAAACAAGACTCATCCGGAGATCGCCTCACACGCGGTTGCTCAAGGGAAGCACGTGTTTTGTGAAAAGCCCTTTGCGATCGGGATCGACGAGGCGCGGAAACTTCTCGAGACGGCGCAGTCTTCCGACCGAGTCTTTCAGGTCGGACATAATCGCCGCTTCGCGCCCGTTTACGTTCGGCTCAGTGAATTGGTCGGCGGCGACGTTCCGCACTCTGCGCATATCAAGATGAACCGCGGCGAACTCAAGAATCCCGTCTGGACCGGGGACACCGATGTTACCGGCGGGTTTTTGTATGAAACGACAATCCATCTTTTCGATATGATGCGCTTTCAGTTCGGTGAGATCGAGGAATTGGTCGCCTACGGATCACAGCACGAGTATCCCGAGTTGGACGAGTTCTCGATCATTTTCAAGTTCAAGAACGGGTTTCATTGCACGTTCGCGTCGAGTTCCGACGCGAGTTGGCATTTCCCGTTCGAACGCATCGAGGTATTTTGCCATTACCGGACGATTCTGACGGAGGAAATGGAACGTCTGTTCGATTCGCGCGGCTTCGATCATCGGACGCAGGATATCGCAAGCTACTCGTGTCATATGCTCGAGAAATTCGAGAAATGGGGCTATCTTCAGGAAGACCGGGCGTTTATCGATTCCATTCTCGGCGGAACCCCGCCGCCGGTGACGGCGCTCGACGGATTCAAGTCGGTCGAACTGGTTGAGTCGGTTTACGAAGCGATCCGAACCGGAGAGAAGGTCCGGTTCTGAAGCAGAACTTTTTTCGGGTGAACGCGTAGTCCTATTCGGGAGTATTCAGTTTTTTGGTTTGAGGGAAGATTCAGATGATCCAATGCCCGAAATGCGGTCAGGTCAACGATAGCGTGAGCAACTTCTGTCGCTTTTGCGGACTTCATTTTGCTGTTCCGCCGCCGAGTCCGCAGGCTTTTCCGCAACCACAGAATTACGAGGAATCGCCGCCCCGACCGTACTCCTGGAAAACGGACGAGTTTACGACTGACCCCACGAAAATGCTCGGCCAACGCCCCGTCGCGCAGTTTGCGGGCGGCAATATGAGCACGCAGCCGGACCTGCATTTGCAGCCTTACCAGCAGCGTGCCGTTGTCGGCGGTTATCATTGCCCGCAATGCCACAGCCAGTTGATGCCGCGCCGCGAGCGACGGATCTCGACCGGCGGCTGGATCGTTTTCGGCGTTCTGATGATCGCGTTTTTCCCGCTGTTTTGGGTCGGCCTTCTGATTCGCGAGGACGTCAGCGTCTGTCCGGTCTGCAATCACAAATTCGCCAGCGGGTAGCGCCGCTGCTCCCTGCTCACCGCTCACTGCCAACGGCTCACCGCTCACGGCTTCCCACGGTAGTAGTATCCTTTCGGATGTTCGATCCTGACCTTGGGATTCGTGCTCGTGACCGAGATCTTGTAATAGCCTTTTTTCGGGTGAGTCGAAAGATATGTCAACGCGAACTGGCGGTTGAGCATTATGTTCAGGTCCTTGAAAAACGGTTCGAAGCTGATCGGTGAGATCGTGCCCTGGAAGAATGCCCGCCCGCCCGTTTCGACGGAAAGTCTTTGGAGCGAACCCTGGGAATTCAAAATGCGCGTCTGACCGCCGCTTTGCGTCGCCGTTCCTTCAGAATAGATCGAATAGACCGCGACGCTTCGGCGTTGCGCTTTCAGGATCGCCTTTTCAAGATCGAGGCTTTGCGCCGGCGATAAATTGTCAAACGAGTCGTAGCCGTCCGAAACGAGAATGATCGCTCGCCGACCGGTCGGAAGGGCATCGAACCGGTTCAAAACCTCCTCGACTCCCTCGTACGGACTGTTTGGCGCAAGTGCTGCGCTGCCCGATACGATCCTTATCGATTTCGCCGCTTTTTCCAGATCCGTCGTGAACTTTTGCCGGACCTGCGTCGTCCCTGAGCGGAGATAACCAACAAAGACGCGCGAATCCGGCGGAAGCTTGCGGATGAACTTCTTGATATCTTCAAGCTGAAGATTGATGGTCGAGGTAAGATTATCCTGGATCAGGACGGCGAGATTGAGCGGCGTATTCGTGACGCTGCGGATTGAAAGGACGGTCTGTTCGTCGTTGCTCTCCCAGACCTGGATCTCGCCCGCTTGAATAAACTCTTCGGCTTGATTGTCCTTAAGCTCCTGATCG
The DNA window shown above is from Acidobacteriota bacterium and carries:
- a CDS encoding Gfo/Idh/MocA family oxidoreductase — protein: MDKVRIGIVGTGYVGNLHGQIYSQDSRAVVSALYDIVPERAERTARAIGGRVCSSRDELMENCDAVLVCAPNKTHPEIASHAVAQGKHVFCEKPFAIGIDEARKLLETAQSSDRVFQVGHNRRFAPVYVRLSELVGGDVPHSAHIKMNRGELKNPVWTGDTDVTGGFLYETTIHLFDMMRFQFGEIEELVAYGSQHEYPELDEFSIIFKFKNGFHCTFASSSDASWHFPFERIEVFCHYRTILTEEMERLFDSRGFDHRTQDIASYSCHMLEKFEKWGYLQEDRAFIDSILGGTPPPVTALDGFKSVELVESVYEAIRTGEKVRF